The following nucleotide sequence is from Nocardioides daedukensis.
TCCTGCGGGAGCAGGTCGAGCGCACCCACCGGGTGCAGTCGCCAGCGCTTCTGATCGGCAAGGGAGGCCACCGCCTCCTCGATGATCGGCAGCAGCGCGGCCAGCTCCTCGGGCGGCCGGTTGAGGTTGTCGGTCGACAGGAGCCACAAGGTGACCACCTCGATGCCGACCTCCTCGCACCAGCCGAGCAAGGGCTCGATGTTCGCGGCGCCGGCCCGGTGGCCGTGCACGGTGTCCCGCCCGACGGCCTTGGCCCAGCGGCGGTTGCCGTCGAGCATCACGCCGACATGCTTGGGCAGCTTGTCCTGCGGGAGGAACCTGGTGACGCGTGCCTCGTAGGCCGGGTAGAGCACCCGCCGGATCGCTCGCTTCAGATCTGCCACGCCTTCGATGTTAGGGCATGGCGGGCGCCGGTGACTTCTGCCTCATTCACCCGGAGCACTACCTACGGTGCCGTAGGTTTGAGTCATGAACGAAACGATCCACGACCGCTTCGACGACGCCGTCGACCGCGCCCACGAGAAGCTGTCGGAGATCAAGCCGAAGCTTCGGGGCTGGTTGCACCTCGCGACCGCGCCGCTCGCCCTGGCCGCCGGGATCGTGCTGATCGCGCTCTCCCCGACGCGCGACACCCGGATCGCCTCGAGTGTGTTCGCAGCCAGCGCGCTGATCCTCTTCACGGTCTCGGCCGTCTATCACCGTGGCACCTGGTCGCCGAAGGTCTGGGCCTTCCTGCGCAGGTTCGACCACGCCAACATCTTCGTGCTGATCGCCGGCACCTACACCCCGATGGCGGTGCTGTTCCTGCACGGCGGAGCCCGGATCACCCTGCTCACCGTGGTCTGGGTCGCCGCCCTCGCAGGGGTCTTCTTCCGGGTCTTCTGGACCGATGCGCCCCGCTGGCTCTACACCCCGATGTACATCGCGCTCGGTTGGGCCGCGGTGTTCTTCATCCCGCAGTTCATCGACGGCGCCGCACCGTTCCCGGACGGCATCGCGGTCAGCTCACTGGTCCTGGTGGCTGCGGGCGGAGTCCTCTACACCCTCGGCGGGGTGGTCTACGGCCTCAAGTGGCCTGACCCCGCGCCGTCGTGGTTCGGGTTCCACGAGATCTTCCACTCGTTCACGATCCTGGCCTTCGCCTGCCACTACGTCGCAGTCTCGCTCGCGACGTACTCCCTGCGCTGAGGATCGGCCAGCGCAGCACGCTCGGCCACCGTCGCGACGCCCATCCCGGCCAGCACGAAGATCCCTGCCAGCAGCAGCCAGCCCGGACCCTCCCACGCGATGGCGGTCGAGGTGATCACCAGGGGCGCCAGCATGTTGGCGATCGAATAGCCGGTGGAGCTCATCCCCTGGTAGG
It contains:
- the trhA gene encoding PAQR family membrane homeostasis protein TrhA — its product is MNETIHDRFDDAVDRAHEKLSEIKPKLRGWLHLATAPLALAAGIVLIALSPTRDTRIASSVFAASALILFTVSAVYHRGTWSPKVWAFLRRFDHANIFVLIAGTYTPMAVLFLHGGARITLLTVVWVAALAGVFFRVFWTDAPRWLYTPMYIALGWAAVFFIPQFIDGAAPFPDGIAVSSLVLVAAGGVLYTLGGVVYGLKWPDPAPSWFGFHEIFHSFTILAFACHYVAVSLATYSLR